Proteins encoded together in one Halomarina salina window:
- a CDS encoding winged helix-turn-helix domain-containing protein: MDADWMSRPADDQILEALREHGALTPKTMGEHIGITNNYAGERARMLSKYGLVNRVARGVYMISGDGRAWLDEDLDASTLKPADDE, from the coding sequence ATGGACGCGGACTGGATGAGTCGGCCGGCCGACGACCAGATCCTCGAAGCACTCCGCGAACATGGCGCACTGACGCCCAAGACGATGGGTGAGCACATTGGGATCACCAACAACTACGCTGGCGAGCGCGCCCGCATGTTGTCGAAATACGGGCTGGTCAACCGTGTCGCTCGTGGGGTCTACATGATCTCTGGCGACGGACGAGCGTGGCTCGACGAAGATCTCGACGCGAGCACGCTGAAGCCAGCTGATGATGAGTGA
- a CDS encoding PadR family transcriptional regulator, with amino-acid sequence MQQNTSRGEESTDRTDEDDSTEFKETLADLTGFQLHALWVAGRLNAEQPAVSGQDISRELGERFDDKPTHGRLYPNLDTLVNYGLIDRRPEQINRRTNAYEVTEKGRAFLAFYDEQIHEDARTMGLEVRR; translated from the coding sequence ATGCAACAGAATACGTCCCGTGGAGAAGAATCCACGGATAGGACGGACGAAGACGACAGTACCGAGTTCAAGGAAACGCTGGCCGACCTCACCGGCTTCCAGCTCCACGCGCTGTGGGTTGCCGGTCGGCTCAACGCCGAGCAGCCCGCCGTCAGTGGGCAGGATATCAGCCGCGAGCTGGGCGAGCGGTTCGACGACAAGCCGACGCACGGCCGACTCTACCCGAATCTCGACACGCTGGTCAACTACGGCCTGATCGACCGCCGCCCCGAGCAGATCAACCGCCGGACGAACGCCTACGAGGTGACCGAGAAGGGGCGTGCGTTCCTCGCGTTCTACGACGAGCAGATCCACGAGGACGCGCGCACGATGGGCCTGGAGGTGCGTCGGTAA
- a CDS encoding ArsR family transcriptional regulator, which yields MNPDDLDELDRAILDVLTEGRADGEPWGIATPAVVLAALEEQGYDSPPVRQTINNRMKNMSLAGHLSNRFGKGEYMLVDDPRDDTITD from the coding sequence ATGAATCCGGATGACCTCGACGAGTTAGACCGCGCCATTCTCGACGTCCTGACGGAAGGCCGCGCGGATGGCGAGCCGTGGGGGATTGCGACCCCAGCGGTCGTTCTCGCGGCGCTCGAAGAGCAGGGCTACGACAGCCCACCAGTACGGCAGACGATCAACAACCGAATGAAGAACATGAGCCTCGCTGGCCACCTGAGCAATCGGTTCGGGAAAGGCGAGTACATGCTCGTGGATGACCCCAGAGATGACACAATCACAGACTGA
- a CDS encoding FxLYD domain-containing protein, translating to MNRRRYLALTGALTTTVLAGCSGGGGSGGTTDGGADTADSTTQASSGTENDIATEQVTETETIQSETETTTEEAPETESGAASLDIGDKEEISVNTEGDIASAVGGAPVTNSGSTSTGELTVSATFFDGNGDELTTETHTIAALPAGKTWYSFVILIGEDAEAAEDYELEYDYEETPPNFTTEGLTEVESSSENQDNKLTISGEVRNDTEGELSDLTATAFLYLDGAQKEILSTLDDSTQSLPAGETWTYELTTQGVGNIAGDEVRYSYSSS from the coding sequence ATGAATCGACGACGCTACCTCGCGCTGACGGGAGCCCTCACAACGACCGTGCTCGCGGGCTGTTCTGGTGGTGGTGGTAGTGGAGGGACGACTGACGGTGGCGCTGACACGGCCGACTCGACCACGCAGGCGTCCAGCGGCACGGAAAACGACATCGCTACCGAGCAGGTGACGGAGACCGAGACGATTCAATCAGAGACCGAAACTACCACCGAGGAGGCTCCGGAAACGGAAAGCGGAGCCGCCAGCCTCGATATCGGAGACAAAGAAGAAATCAGCGTTAACACTGAGGGAGATATCGCTTCCGCGGTTGGCGGTGCTCCTGTAACGAACAGCGGTTCCACGTCTACAGGGGAACTCACGGTATCGGCGACGTTTTTCGACGGCAACGGGGACGAGCTAACGACCGAAACACACACGATCGCGGCACTGCCTGCAGGGAAGACGTGGTATTCGTTCGTCATCCTCATCGGCGAGGATGCGGAGGCTGCAGAAGATTACGAGCTTGAGTACGACTACGAGGAGACGCCACCGAACTTCACCACAGAGGGGCTCACTGAGGTCGAATCATCGTCTGAGAACCAAGACAACAAACTCACGATATCGGGGGAGGTCAGAAACGACACAGAGGGCGAGCTGTCCGATTTGACAGCAACAGCCTTCCTCTATCTAGATGGTGCCCAGAAAGAGATTCTTAGTACACTGGATGATAGCACTCAGAGCCTCCCTGCTGGGGAGACGTGGACGTACGAACTCACCACCCAAGGGGTAGGGAATATCGCAGGGGACGAGGTGCGCTACAGCTATTCATCGTCCTGA
- a CDS encoding FxLYD domain-containing protein, giving the protein MNRRRYLALTGALTTTALAGCSESGETSTVDGGKTADPASTDTETPAPTSGTENDVATERATETETEPETATPTGEAALEVISEELVVDEGEYSTDVYVAAEIENTADVPSGLIELKAEWFDGDGNYLDNSTQYLRTLGAGETWNARVYALMSDGEKIEDYSLGGEFQTQSPNFSPEGLALGETELKVGDNDAVVNGGVQNNRGEEVGYIQAIAKFYNADGAVVGTGRDNVLEVPADRTWSFEASWLGYGDRLGDIDDFEVVITDSPY; this is encoded by the coding sequence ATGAATCGACGACGCTACCTAGCGCTGACTGGAGCCCTCACTACGACCGCGCTTGCAGGCTGCTCAGAAAGCGGCGAGACGAGTACTGTAGATGGAGGAAAGACGGCCGACCCCGCCTCGACCGATACGGAGACCCCAGCGCCGACCAGCGGCACCGAGAACGACGTCGCAACGGAACGGGCGACGGAGACTGAAACGGAACCAGAGACGGCGACACCGACTGGCGAAGCAGCTCTGGAAGTCATCAGTGAGGAACTCGTCGTCGATGAAGGCGAGTACAGTACGGACGTGTACGTAGCAGCTGAAATCGAGAATACAGCGGACGTGCCATCGGGGCTCATCGAACTCAAGGCAGAATGGTTCGACGGCGACGGGAACTATCTCGACAACAGTACTCAATACCTCCGGACGCTCGGTGCCGGCGAGACGTGGAACGCGCGGGTGTACGCACTCATGTCCGACGGTGAGAAGATCGAAGACTACTCACTGGGCGGGGAGTTCCAGACGCAATCACCAAACTTCTCTCCGGAAGGGCTCGCCCTGGGTGAGACAGAGCTGAAGGTTGGAGATAATGACGCCGTCGTCAACGGTGGCGTGCAGAACAATCGCGGCGAGGAAGTCGGCTACATTCAGGCCATCGCGAAGTTCTACAACGCCGATGGCGCGGTTGTCGGCACTGGCCGCGATAACGTTCTGGAGGTGCCTGCGGATCGGACCTGGTCGTTCGAGGCCTCCTGGCTTGGCTATGGCGACCGCTTGGGTGACATCGACGACTTTGAGGTCGTTATTACCGATTCGCCGTACTGA
- a CDS encoding ribbon-helix-helix domain-containing protein gives MSAETTDHDRGRSENDRWTFRLDGDLADQFDEAVEQSTYVNRSEAIRNQIRQFVAEEGGA, from the coding sequence ATGAGCGCCGAAACGACCGATCACGACCGCGGCCGGTCGGAGAATGATCGGTGGACGTTCCGCCTCGACGGCGACCTCGCCGACCAGTTCGACGAGGCCGTCGAACAGAGTACGTACGTCAATCGCTCAGAAGCGATTCGCAACCAGATCCGACAGTTCGTCGCCGAGGAGGGGGGTGCGTGA